The following proteins come from a genomic window of Larimichthys crocea isolate SSNF chromosome XV, L_crocea_2.0, whole genome shotgun sequence:
- the tktb gene encoding transketolase-like protein 2: MTSYHKPDEKTLQGLKDIANKLRINSIKATCASNSGHPTSCCSAAELMSVLFFHTMRYKRDDPRNQCNDRFVLSKGHAAPVLYAAWAEAGFVKEADLLNLRKFDSDLEGHPTPKLAFVDVATGSLGQGLGAACGMAYTGKHFDKSSYRVYCMMGDGECSEGSVWEAMAFASYYELDNLVAIMDVNRLGQSEAAPLKHDMETYRKRCEAFGWNTYLVDGHDVEELCKALWQAQQIKGKPTCIVAKTFKGKGLKNIEDLDNWHGKPIPKDMVDDLLKDLEAQIQVPNKTLSPELPIDDASPADLSPISLLAPPAYKKGDKIATRRAYGVALAKLGEASKRVVALDGDTKNSTFSDTFRKAFPERFIECFIAEQNMVGVAIGCATRDRTVSFASTFAAFFSRAYDQIRMGAISQSNVNLVGSHCGVSIGEDGPSQMALEDLAMFRAIPTCTVFYPSDGVSTERAVELSANTKGICFIRTSRPDTAVIYSPDEKFEVGVAKVVRQSDNDCVTVIGAGVTLHEALSAADTLASEGHNIRVIDPFTIKPLDAATILTSARATGGQIITVEDHYKEGGLGEAVLSAVGGEPGIVVTRLAVSEVPRSGKPQELLDHFGISAQHIAKAVRQTFAN; encoded by the exons ATGACTAGCTACCACAAGCCCGATGAAAAAACCCTGCAGGGGCTGAAAGACATCGCTAACAAGCTCAGGATCAACTCCATCAAGGCAACATGCGCCTCTAACTCCGG TCACCCCACATCATGCTGCAGTGCAGCTGAGCTCATGTCTGTGCTCTTCTTCCACACCATGCGCTACAAACGGGATGATCCTCGCAACCAGTGTAACGACCGCTTTGTGCTCTCAAAG GGCCATGCTGCACCTGTCCTGTATGCTGCCTGGGCAGAAGCAGGTTTCGTGAAGGAAGCTGATCTGCTTAACCTGCGCAAGTTTGACAGTGACCTGGAGGGCCACCCTACACCA AAACTAGCTTTTGTTGATGTGGCTACAGGATCTCTGGGACAAGGTCTTGGGGCAGCCTGTGGGATGGCCTACACAGGCAAACACTTTGACAAATCCAG CTACCGTGTATATTGCATGATGGGTGATGGAGAGTGTTCAGAGGGCTCAGTGTGGGAGGCCATGGCCTTTGCCTCCTACTATGAGCTGGACAACTTGGTGGCTATCATGGATGTCAATCGGCTCGGTCAGAGTGAGGCAGCGCCCCTGAAGCACGACATGGAGACCTACCGCAAGCGTTGTGAAGCTTTTGG GTGGAACACATACCTTGTGGATGGACACGATGTGGAGGAGCTGTGCAAAGCTCTCTGGCAGGCTCAGCAGATCAAGGGCAAACCCACTTGCATCGTTGCCAAGACATTCAAGGGCAAAGGACTCAAAA ATATCGAAGATCTTGATAACTGGCATGGAAAGCCCATCCCCAAGGACATGGTGGATGACCTCCTGAAAGACCTAGAGGCTCAGATCCAGGTCCCTAACAAAACCCTGTCTCCAGAGCTGCCTATTGATGATGCATCACCTGCAGACCTTAGCCCCATCTCCCTGCTTGCACCCCCAGCATACAAAAAAGGAGACAAG ATAGCAACAAGGCGTGCATACGGTGTGGCGCTGGCCAAGCTGGGCGAGGCGAGCAAGAGAGTGGTGGCCCTTGATGGAGACACCAAAAACTCCACCTTCTCAGACACCTTCAGGAAGGCCTTCCCTGAACGCTTCATTGAGTGCTTCATTGCTGAGCAGAATATG GTAGGAGTGGCCATTGGCTGTGCCACCCGTGACCGCACGGTTTCTTTCGCCAGCACGTTTGCTGCCTTCTTCTCCAGAGCCTATGACCAGATCCGTATGGGAGCAATCTCCCAGTCTAATGTCAACCTGGTAGGGTCCCACTGCGGCGTATCGATCG GTGAGGATGGTCCTTCCCAGATGGCCCTAGAGGACTTGGCCATGTTCCGTGCTATCCCAACATGCACTGTGTTTTACCCCAGTGACGGAGTGTCCACAGAGAGAGCTGTTGAGCTGTCAGCCAACACAAAG GGTATCTGTTTCATCCGTACCAGTAGACCAGACACTGCAGTCATCTACTCTCCAGATGAGAAGTTTGAAGTGGGCGTAGCTAAG GTGGTGCGCCAGTCTGACAATGATTGTGTGACTGTAATTGGAGCCGGTGTTACTCTGCATGAGGccctctctgctgctgataCACTCGCAAGTGAAG GCCACAACATCCGTGTGATTGACCCGTTCACCATCAAGCCCCTGGATGCCGCGACCATCCTGACCAGTGCCAGAGCCACAGGTGGTCAGATCATCACTGTGGAGGATCACTACAAGGAGG GTGGTCTTGGTGAAGCAGTGCTGTCGGCAGTGGGCGGTGAACCCGGCATTGTTGTGACCCGGCTGGCAGTGTCCGAAGTTCCCCGCAGCGGAAAGCCCCAAGAGCTGCTCGACCACTTTGGCATCAGCGCCCAACACATTGCTAAGGCCGTGCGTCAGACCTTTGCAAACTAA
- the lrrc23 gene encoding leucine-rich repeat-containing protein 23, with protein MSEMDEDAVMSDVEGEEEAYQEGGGEDEKVQLCQLTQETISQGLSLLCRTGNGLGHAFVKLELQDKSLNDIAAISSFIHVRFLDLSNNHLTDLSALASLTQLLWLKVDSNAVACFKEQPFAHLTYLQWLSMAVNRLTDLDGLVGPALESLNLSGNSIERVSSLQTGCFANLVTLELRGNRLDTTDGINLPNLQRLYLAKNSIKRLEGLERLERLTTLHLRNNQLDTLDGLSPNMKCLQYLNVRGNAIVEENALQCLGLVSKTLRALVISENPLVETTDCRMSALMLLPYLERLDKDPVSPEERAEAQERIKELNEEILDP; from the exons ATGTCCGAGATGGATGAAGATGCAGTCATGTCGGATgtagaaggagaggaagaagcgTATCAAGAAGGAGGCGGAGAGGACGAGAAG GTACAGCTTTGCCAGTTGACCCAAGAAACCATAAGTCAGGGGCTTTCCTTACTGTGCCGAACAGGAAATGGACTTGGACATGCATTTGTCAAATTGGAACTTCAAGACAA AAGTCTGAATGACATAGCTGCAATCAGCAGTTTTATTCACGTACGTTTTCTGGATCTATCCAACAACCACCTTACTGATCTTTCTGCCCTGGCGTCTCTGACCCAGCTGCTTTGGCTGAAG GTTGACAGTAATGCTGTGGCATGTTTCAAAGAGCAACCTTTTGCTCACTTGACATACCTGCAGTGGCTGAGTATGGCAGTCAACCGGCTGACAGACCTGGATGGCCTGGTGGGGCCTGCCTTGGAGAGTCTCAATCTTTCAG GTAACAGCATTGAGAGAGTGAGCAGTCTTCAGACTGGCTGTTTTGCCAACCTGGTAACTTTAGAGCTGAGGGGGAACCGCTTGGATACCACTGATGGCATCAACCTTCCCAACCTGCAGCGGTTATATCTG GCCAAAAACTCTATCAAACGTCTGGAGGGTTTAGAGAGGTTAGAGCGCCTCACTACACTTCACCTTCGAAACAACCAGCTAGATACTCTGGATGGCCTCAGCCCCAACATGAAGTGTCTCCAGTACCTCAATGTCAG AGGCAACGCAATCGTAGAGGAGAATGCCCTGCAGTGTCTCGGGCTTGTGTCAAAAACTCTGAGAGCTTTGGTCATTTCTGAGAATCCTCTGGTGGAGACAACAGACTGCCGAATGAGTGCACTGATGCTCCTGCCATACCTGGAGAGACTTGATAAAGATCCTGTCTCCCCTGAGGAGAGGGCTGAGGCCCAGGAGAGAATTAAG GAACTCAATGAGGAAATATTGGACCCATAG